A region of Veillonellaceae bacterium DNA encodes the following proteins:
- a CDS encoding glutamine--tRNA ligase/YqeY domain fusion protein, translating to MEEKREASNFIEAEINKDIENNVYEGGRVLTRFPPEPNGYLHIGHVKSIFLNFGLGKKYHGATNVRFDDTNPVKEDEEYVNSILNDIRWLGFQWKEPVHYASDYFPELYEFACKLIRMGLAYVDDQSSEEIHNTRGDLEHPGTESPWRNRSVEENLKLFQEMRDGKYKDGEKCLRAKIDMSSPNMVMRDPVLYRILRATHHRTGDTWCIYPLYDFAHPLSDALENITHSICTLEFEERRPLYNWCLQAYDGKEKPRQIEFARLNVTTMITSKRKLRKMVEAKLVNGWDDPRMPTISGIRRRGYTPESLKKFCDLIGVAKADSVVDISLLEYCIREDLKAKVPRIMTVIDPVKVVLTNYDENKIEYVDIENNPEDPSMGSRKVPFGRNLYIEAEDFMETPIKKFFRMSPGKEVRLKGAYIVKCTDVIKNDDGSIKEIHCTVDFDTRSGTPGADRKVKGTLHWVCADTAVDVETRLYDYLISPDDHDDGRDFMEKVNTHSLTVMKSKAEPEISKYHVGDRFQFLRKGYFIIDQDTTEDHMVCNRIVGLRDTWSKVKNKQ from the coding sequence ATGGAAGAAAAACGTGAAGCGTCAAATTTCATTGAAGCCGAAATCAATAAAGATATTGAAAATAATGTGTATGAAGGCGGAAGAGTACTGACGAGATTTCCACCGGAACCTAATGGTTACCTTCACATTGGGCATGTTAAAAGTATTTTCTTGAACTTTGGATTAGGGAAAAAGTATCATGGTGCAACGAATGTACGTTTTGATGATACGAATCCGGTCAAAGAAGATGAAGAATATGTCAATTCTATCCTGAATGACATCCGCTGGCTTGGATTCCAGTGGAAGGAACCAGTTCACTATGCATCGGATTACTTCCCGGAATTATACGAATTTGCCTGCAAATTGATACGCATGGGACTTGCTTATGTGGATGATCAGTCCAGCGAAGAAATCCATAACACGCGAGGAGATCTGGAACATCCGGGAACAGAAAGCCCCTGGAGAAATCGTTCTGTAGAAGAAAACCTCAAGCTCTTCCAGGAGATGCGTGACGGCAAGTACAAAGACGGGGAAAAATGTCTGCGTGCCAAAATCGATATGTCTTCGCCCAATATGGTCATGAGAGATCCGGTCCTTTATCGAATCCTGAGAGCAACGCATCACAGAACCGGTGATACCTGGTGCATATATCCGTTATATGATTTCGCTCATCCGCTCTCGGATGCTTTGGAAAATATAACCCATTCTATCTGCACACTGGAATTTGAGGAAAGAAGGCCTTTGTATAACTGGTGCCTTCAGGCTTATGACGGCAAGGAAAAGCCGAGACAGATTGAATTTGCCCGTCTTAATGTAACCACAATGATTACCAGCAAACGCAAACTTAGAAAAATGGTTGAAGCAAAGCTGGTAAATGGCTGGGATGATCCGAGAATGCCTACCATCAGCGGCATTAGACGCAGAGGTTATACTCCGGAATCACTTAAAAAGTTCTGTGATTTGATAGGTGTGGCTAAGGCAGACAGCGTAGTTGACATTTCTCTCCTTGAATACTGCATCAGAGAGGACTTAAAAGCGAAAGTACCGAGAATCATGACCGTCATCGATCCGGTCAAAGTGGTACTTACCAACTATGATGAAAATAAAATCGAATATGTCGATATAGAGAATAATCCGGAAGATCCATCCATGGGATCCAGAAAGGTGCCATTCGGCAGGAACTTATATATTGAAGCGGAAGATTTCATGGAGACTCCGATCAAGAAATTCTTCAGAATGTCTCCTGGGAAAGAAGTACGCCTCAAGGGAGCCTATATCGTAAAATGTACGGATGTTATCAAGAATGATGACGGCAGCATCAAGGAAATACATTGCACGGTTGATTTTGATACCAGAAGCGGAACCCCGGGCGCTGACCGGAAGGTGAAAGGTACACTCCACTGGGTTTGCGCAGATACAGCCGTGGATGTTGAGACAAGACTCTATGACTATCTGATTTCGCCGGATGATCATGATGACGGCAGAGACTTCATGGAAAAAGTAAATACACATTCCCTGACTGTCATGAAGAGCAAGGCTGAACCTGAAATCAGCAAATATCATGTTGGGGATCGTTTCCAGTTCCTCCGTAAGGGGTATTTCATTATTGATCAGGACACTACAGAAGATCATATGGTATGCAACAGGATTGTCGGACTGCGCGATACCTGGTCAAAGGTTAAAAATAAGCAGTAA